The following coding sequences lie in one Fusarium poae strain DAOMC 252244 chromosome 1, whole genome shotgun sequence genomic window:
- a CDS encoding hypothetical protein (BUSCO:37088at5125): protein MSLAEAAPITRDVQYDDQRLGDSTPRASELNRETDTHREDTKKDGKSKMRGLFGLGKKKSSSLMKSDSKTDTNNAKPESRNESQTPSNENSNPTSPSLSRDASKLSSNYPSRSPTGEQSFTVPASPSRGFTGSPRLSSPATSQIFERDVQDSSVLLPNSPAIPTHIQTENYIPPVLDDASEAITNHKLDPDSVEIVTHSSHQPAAVTVTGASTGLPSYDPSASEWAAELASFADRDAVSTDNASNYGSLDSADVRRLSFISFADVVQAEHNPSSGIAGSRDSIHLAGLTSLPAAMNRSPSPIRSPVSSQGPEPSPPTSNPGSMKGIEMSPSRRPLGSPTSINNLKLNVSGSDLNIETMSQALRRTGSTDLSHVRSGPASPIESSHLR from the coding sequence ATGAGCCTTGCCGAAGCTGCACCCATCACCCGCGATGTCCAATATGACGACCAGCGATTAGGTGACTCGACTCCTCGCGCCAGCGAACTCAACAGAGAAACAGATACCCATCGTGAAGACACAAAGAAGGACGGGAAGAGCAAGATGCGTGGCCTATTTGGTCTTGGTAAAAAGAAGTCATCATCGCTCATGAAATCTGATTCGAAAACCGATACCAACAACGCCAAACCTGAATCTCGCAACGAGTCTCAAACTCCCTCCAACGAAAACTCCAACCCCACCAGCCCATCTCTATCTCGAGACGCTTCCAAGCTATCCTCGAACTACCCATCACGATCCCCCACTGGCGAGCAGAGCTTCACTGTACCTGCGTCCCCAAGTCGCGGCTTCACGGGCTCTCCACGATTGTCCTCGCCAGCTACATCACAGATCTTTGAGCGTGATGTTCAGGACAGCTCCGTTCTCCTGCCCAACTCCCCAGCCATCCCAACGCACATTCAAACCGAGAATTACATCCCCCCCGTCCTCGATGATGCGTCCGAAGCCATCACGAATCACAAGCTGGACCCTGATTCGGTTGAGATTGTGACTCACAGCTCGCATCAACCCGCCGCGGTGACAGTCACAGGGGCCAGCACTGGTCTCCCCTCGTACGATCCCTCTGCAAGCGAGTGGGCAGCGGAACTCGCATCCTTTGCCGACCGGGACGCTGTTTCGACCGACAACGCTTCCAACTATGGATCATTGGACTCTGCAGATGTCCGCAGGCTATCCTTCATCTCGTTCGCCGACGTTGTACAAGCTGAGCACAACCCTTCCTCAGGTATTGCGGGCTCCCGCGACAGCATCCATCTCGCGGGTCTTACATCTCTTCCCGCAGCAATGAACCGTTCGCCTTCACCCATTCGATCACCTGTATCGAGCCAAGGACCCGAGCCAAGCCCTCCTACGAGCAACCCCGGCAGTATGAAGGGCATTGAGATGAGCCCCTCACGAAGACCACTGGGTAGCCCAACCAgcatcaacaacctcaagCTCAACGTTTCAGGTAGCGATTTGAACATTGAGACAATGAGCCAGGCCCTGCGAAGAACTGGCAGCACTGATCTCAGTCATGTTCGAAGTGGTCCTGCAAGCCCAATTGAGAGCTCCCACCTTCGTTAA
- a CDS encoding hypothetical protein (BUSCO:2009at5125): MDEQDNSRSGTSSDTTSWNQASTSDLNLPRDPKMERSSASNLRSAFRNTLINASNTVRSVTPDAAEPPTPPTLSVTTDSLQSPEDVFLQQTSPRSIPSPGGPTRRQGMVFNEVFSESYESSESSPPRQHLRHTSGSLRPRTRTMDTSMLAQRSVPPPTSERHRVGSVSSSGSLHPSDELRPQLSSLDSLHHAVITGRDSSGVPKDKKARRLMKRQSSRPTSPLISPPPSVDSLPLPIATDDANKVLLLMRTLCGRMRGEIEYQGETGGPWHSGVAYIEEEKGCLMFDSGQNGPFHIPLVSDLRGCRVLPVDYPELTKECLELVCLQPPIEILICPRQMEEFDLWLAALLCWQQLRPTGIKLSNSKPNNQVMPMRPELKRHGWSQEKNKPTSIIKVGKVMLWDKGLAVSPRAIVKRPSTRDLRSPTTSWRRVSCILQDGGEFKLMTENDVTVLSIIDLSQLSRCAVQQLDRTVLDEEYCIAIFPIYATSSTHLSIFRPVYLALDSRVHFEVWLCLLRAFAVPDIYHLDDPNTSQILEVDNIETEHEGEVFRIEKTISVRVTEAKIKARPSGIGAVETTIHERPGRPEPDPLIGNYLAEVILDGEVRARTTTKTGTKNPFWREDCDFTDLPPSTPLLSVVLKRVEGNMDSSSNLLQASVGLPRTRNLQEFVVGAVDLSLDQIDRGKDNEQWLQVFDEKHQSVGQMLIKVNHDEHVVLLSKEYEPLKDILQRFPAGLTNSISAVLPGHLRRLSELFLNIFQASGTASEWLMGLVEDEIDGIGNQASMKKYRFSSRLKSNDSIDAATDRELIVRDMSKSLAGEANLLFRGNSLLTQSLEFHMRRLGKEYMEEILQEKLFEINEINPNCEVDPSKISNEADLDQHWTVLIHYTTEVWKCIASSANRLPPELRHILKYIRAVAEDRYGDFLRTVTYTSVSGFLFLRFICPAILSPKLFNLLRDHPRPQAQRTFTLIAKALQKLANLSNFGKREEWMEPMNRFLNLQRQSVRDYIDQVCSIPADRETNNFVPAGYSTPVTILGRLSPTSKEGFPSLPYLIDNTRNMASLVKLWVDARPVDDKREQVDPELLTFNDICFALQERADACLAKVESERASETATNATTEDVTESLEQASLMESLSISYAGSSTAWNDVYEPPPPPGSSGSEANDENTAQNNRRRSKERRRHHHHHHKEGWEHRKQRRSSAGGSASASASNTLKPKNGRVGRTILSGIMRIGGRGESPEGKDSPKHHK, encoded by the coding sequence ATGGACGAACAAGACAACTCTCGATCTGGTACCTCCAGTGATACCACGTCCTGGAACCAAGCCTCAACCTCCGACCTCAACCTTCCTCGGGACCCGAAGATGGAACGCTCAAGCGCCTCCAACCTGAGGTCTGCCTTTCGAAATACACTGATAAATGCCTCCAATACCGTTCGCTCCGTAACCCCAGATGCCGCCGAGCCTCCCACGCCTCCCACCCTCAGCGTGACGACGGACTCTCTTCAGTCTCCAGAAGATGTTTTCTTGCAGCAGACCTCACCCCGCTCGATACCCTCCCCTGGCGGTCCTACTCGCAGGCAAGGCATGGTTTTTAACGAGGTTTTCAGCGAGTCGTACGAAAGTAGCGAATCTAGCCCTCCGAGGCAACACTTACGACATACGAGCGGCAGTCTACGGCCTCGGACGCGCACAATGGATACTTCCATGCTAGCTCAAAGAAGTGTACCACCACCTACATCAGAGCGACACCGTGTTGGCAGTGTGAGCTCATCAGGGTCATTGCACCCGTCGGATGAACTAAGACCGCAGCTCAGCTCGTTGGACTCTTTACACCACGCTGTAATAACAGGACGGGACTCCTCAGGTGTaccaaaagacaaaaaggcTAGAAGGCTTATGAAGCGGCAATCATCTCGACCTACATCGCCTCTCATCTCCCCACCACCTTCCGTCGACTCACTACCGCTACCCATAGCTACCGATGATGCGAATAAAGTTCTGCTTCTCATGAGAACCCTGTGCGGTCGGATGCGCGGCGAGATCGAGTACCAAGGCGAAACAGGCGGCCCCTGGCACAGTGGAGTGGCCTACatcgaagaagagaaggggTGTCTCATGTTTGATTCGGGACAAAATGGACCCTTTCACATCCCACTTGTTTCCGATCTGCGTGGTTGCAGGGTCCTCCCTGTCGATTATCCCGAACTGACTAAAGAATGTTTGGAGTTGGTTTGCCTGCAGCCTCCTATCGAAATTCTGATATGCCCTCGGCAAATGGAAGAGTTTGATTTGTGGTTGGCAGCTTTACTATGCTGGCAACAATTACGCCCGACGGGCATCAAGCTTTCCAACAGCAAGCCGAATAACCAGGTTATGCCGATGAGACCAGAGCTCAAGAGGCATGGCTGGTCtcaagagaagaacaagCCCACGAGTATCATCAAGGTCGGAAAGGTCATGTTATGGGATAAGGGTCTGGCTGTCTCACCGAGGGCGATCGTTAAACGACCATCAACAAGAGACCTTCGCTCACCAACTACGTCGTGGAGGAGGGTATCTTGTATTCTCCAGGATGGTGGAGAATTCAAGCTCATGACAGAGAACGATGTTACGGTGTTATCCATCATAGACCTTTCGCAACTCTCTCGTTGTGCTGTCCAACAACTTGATCGCACAGTACTTGACGAGGAATACTGCATTGCAATATTCCCTATTTATGCCACATCGTCCACCCACCTTTCCATCTTCCGACCAGTGTACCTGGCGCTCGACAGCAGAGTTCATTTCGAAGTTTGGCTATGTCTCCTCCGAGCTTTTGCAGTACCAGACATATATCACCTCGACGACCCTAATACATCACAAATCCTGGAAGTAGACAATATCGAAACCGAACATGAGGGCGAGGTCTTCCGGATTGAAAAGACCATTAGTGTCCGAGTCACTGAAGCAAAGATCAAGGCTAGACCGAGCGGGATCGGTGCGGTTGAAACGACAATACATGAGAGACCAGGACGGCCAGAGCCTGATCCTTTAATCGGGAACTACCTGGCTGAGGTCATACTAGATGGTGAAGTGCGAGCGCGGACGACGACCAAGACAGGGACGAAGAATCCTTTCTGGAGAGAGGACTGCGACTTCACCGATCTCCCACCTTCTACACCATTGTTATCTGTTGTGTTAAAGAGAGTAGAGGGAAACATGGATAGTTCGAGCAACCTCCTTCAGGCTTCTGTAGGATTGCCTAGAACGCGGAACTTGCAAGAGTTTGTGGTCGGAGCTGTTGATCTGAGTCTTGATCAGATTGACCGTGGCAAGGATAACGAACAATGGCTTCAAGTATTTGACGAAAAGCACCAGTCTGTTGGACAGATGCTGATCAAGGTGAATCACGACGAGCATGTTGTTCTTCTGTCGAAGGAATATGAACCACTTAAAGACATCCTGCAACGGTTCCCAGCAGGTTTGACGAATTCGATTTCGGCTGTTTTGCCTGGACATTTGCGCCGACTGTCAGAACTATTCCTCAACATTTTCCAGGCATCCGGTACTGCTAGCGAATGGCTCATGGGCTTGGTGGAAGACGAAATTGATGGAATTGGTAACCAGGCTTCTATGAAGAAGTATCGATTCAGCAGTCGCCTCAAATCCAACGACTCGATTGACGCAGCGACCGATCGCGAGCTCATTGTGCGAGATATGAGCAAGTCTCTTGCTGGAGAAGCAAACTTGCTCTTCCGCGGCAATTCACTACTAACGCAATCCCTCGAGTTCCACATGCGTCGCCTAGGAAAGGAGTACATGGAGGAGATCCTGCAGGAGAAGCTTTTCGAGATCAACGAGATCAACCCGAACTGTGAAGTTGACCCCAGCAAGATTTCCAACGAGGCGGATCTGGATCAGCACTGGACTGTTCTCATCCACTACACGACTGAAGTGTGGAAGTGCATCGCCAGCTCAGCCAACCGGCTACCCCCTGAGCTACGACACATCCTCAAGTACATTCGAGCCGTCGCAGAAGATCGCTACGGAGACTTTTTGCGTACCGTCACATATACATCCGTGTCTGGTTTCCTGTTTCTTCGTTTCATCTGCCCAGCTATCTTGTCGCCCAAGCTGTTCAACCTACTCCGTGATCACCCCCGACCTCAAGCGCAACGAACATTTACCCTTATTGCAAAGGCACTGCAGAAGCTGGCAAACTTGTCCAACTTTGGCAAGCGGGAAGAGTGGATGGAACCGATGAACCGCTTCTTGAACCTGCAACGACAATCTGTTCGTGACTATATCGACCAGGTCTGCAGTATCCCCGCGGATCGCGAAACCAACAACTTTGTCCCGGCTGGTTACAGCACACCTGTCACTATTCTTGGCCGTCTGAGTCCGACCTCCAAGGAGGGCTTCCCTAGCCTGCCATACCTAATCGACAACACTAGAAATATGGCTAGCCTGGTCAAGTTATGGGTGGATGCCAGACCAGTCGATGATAAGAGGGAACAAGTAGATCCAGAGCTCCTCACCTTTAACGACATCTGCTTCGCCCTCCAAGAACGTGCCGACGCCTGCCTCGCAAAAGTCGAATCCGAACGCGCCAGCGAAACAGCAACAAACGCTACAACAGAAGACGTCACTGAATCCCTCGAACAAGCCTCCCTCATGGAATCTCTCTCCATCTCCTACGCCGGCTCCTCAACAGCATGGAACGACGTCTACGagcctccaccaccacctggCAGTTCAGGTAGCGAAGCCAATGATGAGAACACAGCACAGAACAACCGTCGACGTAGTAAGGAGCGTCGtcgccatcaccaccaccatcacaaAGAAGGCTGGGAGCACCGTAAACAACGCCGTTCGAGCGCGGGAGGGAGTGCGAGTGCGAGTGCGAGTAACACGCTCAAGCCTAAGAATGGACGCGTGGGACGCACGATTCTCAGCGGTATCATGCGTATAGGTGGGCGCGGCGAGAGTCCCGAGGGCAAGGATTCTCCAAAGCATCACAAGTAA
- the CPR6 gene encoding peptidyl-prolyl cis-trans isomerase cpr6 (BUSCO:33269at5125) produces the protein MAAEGESPARPRVYFDISLGGKSVGRITMELYADLVPKTADNFRALCTGEKGIGKSGKPLHYKGSVFHRVIKQFMIQGGDFTAGDGTGGESIYGNKFDDEAFPIKHEKPFLLSMANAGPNTNGSQFFITTVPTPHLDGKHVVFGEVLNGKSIVRQIENLTTQSGDRPAKEALIADCGELTGDAALAADVKQPDALGDPYEDFPEDCTDTLDAVAVLKIAKASKDYGNTAFKSGNYSLGLDKYQKGLRYINEEPELEDQPQSIKDELQALRFSLNNNSALLNIKLEAWDDAARSASAALDVGGVSDADRAKAYYRRGLANIHLKDEEAALRDLTEANKLAPNDSAIIRELNGVKTKAAARAAKEKAAYKKFFT, from the exons ATGGCGGCCGAAGGCGAATCCCCCGCGCGACCCCGCGTCTACTTCGACATCTCCCTCGGCGGCAAGTCCGTCGGTCGTATCACCATGGAGCTTTACGCCGACCTCGTCCCCAAGACAGCCGACAACTTTCGCGCTCTCTGCACTGGTGAGAAGGGCATCGGAAAGTCTGGAAAGCCTCTGCACTACAAGGGCTCCGTCTTCCATCGCGTCATCAAGCAGTTTATGATCCAGGGTGGTGATTTCACTGCTGGCGACGGTACTGGAGGCGAGTCTATTTACGGCAACAAGTTCGACGACGAGGCTTTCCCTATCAAGCATGAGAAGCCTTTCCTTCTGTCCATGGCCAATGCTGGTCCTA ACACCAACGGTTCCCAATTCTTCATTACTACCGTCCCTACCCCTCATCTCGATGGCAAGCACGTCGTATTCGGAGAGGTTCTCAACGGCAAGTCCATTGTCCGCCAGATCGAGAACCTTACTACCCAGTCCGGCGATCGTCCTGCCAAGGAGGCTCTCATTGCCGATTGTGGTGAGCTCACTGGCGACGCCGCCCTCGCTGCCGATGTGAAGCAGCCCGACGCTCTTGGCGACCCCTACGAGGACTTCCCCGAGGATTGCACCGACACCCTCGACGCTGTTGCTGTTCTCAAGATCGCAAAGGCCAGCAAGGACTACGGCAACACTGCTTTCAAGTCAGGTAACTACTCGCTTGGACTCGACAAGTACCAGAAGGGTCTGCGCTACATCAACGAGGAGCCTGAGCTTGAGGACCAGCCTCAGTCCATCAAGGATGAGCTCCAAGCTCTGCGTTTCtccctcaacaacaactcaGCCCTCCTCAACATCAAGCTTGAGGCTTGGGATGACGCTGCCCGCTCTGCTTCCGCTGCCCTCGACGTCGGCGGAGTCTCGGATGCCGACCGCGCAAAGGCTTACTACCGTCGCGGCCTTGCCAACATCCACCTCAAAGATGAGGAAGCTGCTCTGCGCGATCTGACCGAGGCTAACAAGCTTGCACCCAACGACAGCGCCATCATCCGCGAGCTCAACGGCGTCAAGACCAAGGCTGCCGCTCGCGCTGCCAAGGAGAAGGCTGCTTACAAGAAATTCTTCACCTAA
- a CDS encoding hypothetical protein (BUSCO:52639at5125) — protein MKVILQRVLSASVTVDKEMISSIGKGVLAFAAVAPGDTEKEADLMAAKWKKSVGDIGGEVLCVSQFTLLASTKKGAKPDFHGAANPEEARRLYHYFVQKVKAGYMEERVKDGQFQAWMEVALVNDGPDQILQVTLELNNGAKTG, from the exons ATGAAGG TCATCCTGCAGCGTGTCCTGTCGGCGTCCGTGACCGTCGACAAGGAGATGATCTCTTCGATCGGCAAGGGAGTCTTGGCCTTTGCGGCCGTAGCCCCTGGGGATACAGAGAAGGAAGCCGATCTCATGGCCGCAAAG TGGAAGAAGAGTGTTGGCGATATTGGCGGCGAGGTTCTCTGTG TGTCGCAGTTCACTCTTCTGGCTAGTACAAAGAAGGGAGCCAAGCCTGACTTTCACGGCGCAGCCAACCCAGAGGAAGCGCGCCGGCTATACCACTACTTTGTGCAAAAGGTCAAGGCTGGGTATATGGAGGAGAGAGTTAAGGATGGTCAGTTCCAGGCATGGATGGAGGTGGCTCTCGTCAACGACGGACCG GACCAAATACTACAGGTCACTCTTGAGCTGAACAACGGAGCCAAAACGGGATAG
- a CDS encoding hypothetical protein (BUSCO:20985at5125): MAARKLAQEVDKCFKKVAEGVTEFEAIYEKIEQSSNPAQKDKLEDNLKREIKKLQRLRDQIKTWAASNDIKDKAPLLEHRKLIETQMEKFKAVEKAMKTKAYSKEGLSAAAKLDPKEQAKVEASEFLSGMVDELEQQIETLEAEGESIQATMKKGKNNTAKAERIAEVERVIERHKWHQGKLELIRRSLENGGVEPEQVTDLEESIRYYVSDGMNEDFMEDEEMYEELDLEDEEGTYGMGADNEKNSSLDAQSVQEDLTTDTDLPKTLTRKAQKEVDPVRRTSSQTKSPLPALATLHAPLPTISNGNSGTPAMKPASVPSRPAGEGLKYASAAAAAAASDKNNVGISPLPPPPGAASSSVSPLPQSRSSATNSPATSSAQPASQQPESKQPTPAPAPAEPEPVPTPAPVPALTKQSKRSKAAGKQVLVPESPAPSKPARTNGTSNGVKPTEEEEESIYHLPASLQDLVDTYETSRKRPYPPSAPSALRMMTASQASCPDVVDADVPRTYRPEVPVPPTGSNFPREPLPLFDDPRLYSRIDPDTLFYVFYYKQGSAQQYMAAKALKDQSWRFHKQYQTWFQRHEEPKNITEDFEQGTYRFFDYESTWMNRRKADFKFAYKFLEDEV; this comes from the exons ATGGCGGCAAGGAAACTGGCCCAAGAGGTCGACAAGTGCTTCAAAAAGGTCGCCGAAGGCGTGACCGAGTTTGAAGCCATCTACGAAAAGATCGAACAATCGAGTAACCCCGCCCAAAAGGACAAACTAGAAGATAACCTCAAGCgcgagatcaagaagctccagcGACTGAGGGATCAGATCAAAACATGGGCCGCTAGTAACGACATCAAGGACAAAGCTCCGCTGCTGGAGCACCGGAAGCTGATCGAGACG CAAATGGAAAAGTTCAAGGCAGTAGAAAAGGCCATGAAGACGAAAGCATATTCGAAAGAGGGTCTTTCAGCCGCCGCCAAGCTCGATCCCAAAGAGCAGGCAAAGGTCGAGGCCAGCGAGTTCCTAAGCGGTATGGTCGACGAGCTGGAACAGCAAATTGAGACCCTCGAAGCCGAGGGCGAATCGATACAAGCGACCAtgaagaagggcaagaacAACACCGCAAAGGCCGAGCGCATCGCCGAAGTCGAACGGGTCATCGAACGACATAAGTGGCATCAAGGCAAGCTGGAGCTCATTAGGAGATCCTTGGAGAACGGTGGAGTTGAGCCCGAGCAAGTGACCGACCTAGAAGAGAGCATTCGATACTATGTGTCGGACGGCATGAACGAGGACTTTAtggaggatgaggagatgTACGAGGAACTGGATCTTGAGGACGAGGAAGGCACCTACGGCATGGGCGCCGAcaacgagaagaactctTCTCTGGATGCGCAATCTGTGCAGGAGGATCTGACAACCGACACTGACCTGCCAAAGACGCTGACGAGGAAGGCGCAGAAGGAAGTTGATCCAGTACGGAGGACGTCTTCTCAAACAAAGTCACCCTTACCCGCTCTCGCAACGCTTCATGCTCCTCTACCAACCATCAGCAATGGCAACTCTGGAACACCAGCTATGAAGCCAGCCTCAGTGCCTTCGAGGCCTGCTGGAGAGGGTCTCAAGTATGCCTCTGCAGCCGCGGCAGCAGCCGCAAGTGACAAGAACAACGTGGGTATTTCCCCGTTACCTCCGCCACCTGGCGCCGCATCTTCAAGCGTATCTCCATTGCCGCAATCTCGAAGCAGCGCTACCAACTCTCCTGCTACATCCTCTGCCCAGCCCGCTTCTCAACAACCAGAGTCCAAGCAGCCCACGCCTGCACCAGCACCTGCTGAGCCCGAACCTGTGCCTACGCCAGCACCCGTGCCAGCACTTACAAAACAGTCTAAACGATCAAAGGCTGCTGGAAAGCAGGTTCTGGTGCCAGAGTCCCCAGCGCCATCAAAGC CCGCAAGAACGAATGGCACATCCAATGGTGTCAAGCCTactgaggaagaggaagagtcCATCTACCACTTACCAGCATCATTGCAAGATCTTGTCGATACCTACGAGACTTCAAGAAAACGGCCATACCCCCCTTCCGCGCCATCAGCATTGCGCATGATGACCGCCAGTCAGGCCAGCTGCCCCGATGTTGTGGATGCCGATGTGCCACGAACATACCGACCCGAAGTGCCGGTACCCCCAACAGGATCCAACTTTCCCCGCGAGCCGCTCCCCCTTTTCGACGACCCGCGGTTGTACTCACGCATCGATCCCGACACTTTGTTCTACGTGTTTTACTATAAGCAAGGATCAGCACAGCAATATATGGCAGCTAAGGCTCTCAAAGACCAAAGCTGGCGATTCCATAAGCAGTACCAAACATGGTTTCAAAGACATGAGGAGCCCAAGAACATTACCGAAGATTTCGAGCAGGGAACGTATCGGTTTTTCGACTATGAGAGCACTTG GATGAATCGACGAAAAGCCGACTTCAAGTTTGCCTACAAGTTTCTGGAGGATGAGGTCTGA
- a CDS encoding hypothetical protein (BUSCO:48035at5125): MGSNQWYNNGWYHASSPQDQVSSPAEYFSSYYQSQPMARDMSSGGSSQASTIPESPVPRSYYALYGSSPNNYSSYQQTPDYEQQFSSGQAGAEESTIPRSETGNDWPVQCLHPGCPARPFKRTADLQRHYKNTHAPESSKDVYLCDYPRCGRSREPFHRRDHFRDHLREYHREDIQKRGATVNEEWLEGRYAPSSWWRCPRCLVRVYVSKNAFECPGCKTTCESKRKEKRRSRS; encoded by the exons ATGGGCTCCAACCAGTGGTACAACAACGGCTGGTATCACGCCTCCTCTCCTCAGGATCAGGTCTCATCACCTGCGGAGTACTTTTCTAGTTACTACCAGTCCCAGCCTATGGCTAGAGATATGAGCTCTGGTGGTAGCTCTCAGGCTTCTACTATTCCGGAGTCACCTGTACCGCGCAGCTACTATGCTCTGTACGGGTCATCGCCAAACAACTACTCTAGCTACCAACAGACACCAGATTATGAGCAGCAGTTCTCTTCAGGGCAGGCCGGGGCCGAGGAGTCTACTATTCCCCGAAGTGAAAC TGGTAACGACTGGCCAGTACAGTGTCTTCACCCTGGCTGTCCTGCTCGCCCTTTCAAGCGGACTGCGGATCTTCAACGTCACTACAAGAACACCCATGCTCCTGAGTCAAGCAAGGACGTCTACTTGTGTGACTACCCTCGATGCGGTCGCTCCCGAGAGCCCTTCCACCGTCGAGATCACTTCCGAGATCATCTCCGTGAATACCACCGTGAAGATATCCAGAAGCGTGGAGCAACTGTCAACGAGGAATGGCTTGAGGGTCGATATGCGCCCTCTAGCTGGTGGCGTTGCCCACGCTGCCTTGTTAGAGTCTACGTCTCCAAGAACGCCTTCGAATGCCCTGGGTGTAAGACAACTTGCGAGTCTAAGCGCAAAGAGAAGCGCCGCAGCCGATCCTGA